The following are encoded together in the Phyllopteryx taeniolatus isolate TA_2022b chromosome 21, UOR_Ptae_1.2, whole genome shotgun sequence genome:
- the zmym4.1 gene encoding zinc finger MYM-type protein 4 isoform X2, whose product MDGKYSWSLPFRGRTLFTNLLSCSRLNKRHASVLPSGRKPRAAKCEERGCPLLHCPFCPLYQGDYSKVETHLQSHLKTVVQHGDLVMYTCKWGCRKESHYHRCGCTLPFPRKEQPLRHLSGRPRPRTALAPRASEGQLRPPEGAAGLRLKVTKETEETGTEPPAGLGCCLPNRMEEDKFELKMETPLVPCRMEALNASPSHSEDETEEGGPASEKDDDDLDEEEEMAAAPAPARDSDSEENVGRGLRFASFSLDEMMDIGTVDQQEQEAQMNTEDNNGGAELEEEDAEIEPDADPKPSVDVKVAEEMDEEVAEEEEKEEKEVAEEEKEEEEVAEEEKEEEEEVAEEEKEVAEEEKEVAEKEKEVAEEEKEKKEVAEEENEEEEKEKDVAEEEEAKEVEEEKEEQQQEEKEEVPFYATRSKSKAATTSADMTNGMKVVKLSASASSSSSSSSPPLVKIKDEPVDEEYEVALVSGAAAVKDEPVAAKEEEDLQIESVYSVTPDGDGRRQRGVRPSSSSTTTLNMSCAHCRTGLLKGQTAYQRKGSPALFCSTGCLTSSLSSSKSTKNCYRCQKRISRPQDVILAPDADGVSRGFCSETCLNAFNLKKSSVKALAPSDDKLQSPCSMCAKHGISKHEVILSGTVHNMCSDSCFQRFRTANRLTMAGCANCATICHVRPLLLKMEGSSKTLCNLDCLIKYKKKVKTSLPCAMCRALRPLADMVHNKSTDDSVSLFCSSSCVMAFMVQTVSSSGAQLNCDNCGKRTLPAYHLAMSDTTIRNFCTLSCVMTFQEKFKVKQKQATIFPKLPVASGQEQSGAQTQGAAPALCCAQCARQMTTKPDVIHVKDKVVFVCGWSCALEFKTSKNVSAKCEYCKLDKISREVKRIDGRDRSFCSHGCKLLYEHDLDKRWGKHCKSCSYCQCVSRKLEKALYGESSEEFCSEECRSNYTMLFCHVAKCASCGRKGKLKHSLFVLGEVRNFCDLPCLFHFCNLLVTTQGDVFPPDSPVIANVVSLADQAGPAAAADKPAKQLGDYEMTLRKRKEDSHARTVPRIRGADSQTTDADVVLISAKPAKKATSSATSTAPSTTKSMKNKALLCKPLVQNKGVSCRTQTLDVEAQTDVSIPKIMVLPVPVPVYVPVPMSLYSQCTPKPVGVPLPLPVPVFLPVNMDNADRIVNTIKKIKDKYPEDPFEAEVVLMAEMVSETNGGADQETETRPGAAAGGEAMSTYSDDLNTDDLANLLNSWDEPSAPPPAMDIEADFPVETLERMASLREQSSPPASPTPTGSRKRQASRKTRETRGRKRSSKGTKGSAAKSSVPKVPKLKSEYGVDAWKRWIRWRDTQPDVETPRIGMRPLVPKEDLLRCTTAELSYGLCRFIGEVERPSGERYSADSLFYLCLGIQQHLFENGRVENIFTDGFYCKFSTDFTNMLRGFQPSLTTSGYIHSRVEEEFLWDCKQLGVYSPIVLLNTLLYFFCKNFGFTTPEQHRQLSFAHVMRCTKTGQGNKKTTFLRFYPPIAPNDGEPDADGVPAKRRREEDEDEMKEEKILEMKENTDNPLRCPVRLYEFYLSKCSETVKQRTDVFYLLPERCCVPNSPLWFSATPLDEDTKEAMLTRILAVRQLHVVTRQQTLAPEEDEDVRRPHPPARQRTVAPEDNEDGGGSEDDGGGGDDDDDDAAADDDDPNDPNDPDWQ is encoded by the exons ATGGACGGGAAGTATTCGTGGAGTTTGCCTTTTCGAGGGCGCACATTGTTTACTAACTTGCTTTCATGTAGTCGCTTGAATAAG CGACACGCGTCAGTTTTGCCGAGCGGCCGCAAGCCCCGGGCCGCAAAATGTGAAGAGCGAGGATGCCCGCTTCTCCACTGCCCCTTTTGCCCGCTTTATCAGGGGGATTACTCAAAAGTGGAGACACATTTACAGTCGCATCTGAAAACAGTGGTGCAGCACGGAG ACTTGGTGATGTATACCTGCAAATGGGGATGCAGAAAAGAGTCCCACTACCACCGCTGCGGTTGCACTCTCCCCTTTCCGAGGAAAGAGCAGCCGCTGAGACACCTCAGCGGGCGCCCGCGCCCTCGAACGGCTTTGGCACCTCGAGCCTCAGAAGGCCAGCTTCGGCCACCCGAGGGAGCGGCTGGCCTACGTTTGAAGGTGACAAAG GAAACAGAAGAGACGGGCACTGAACCTCCTGCCGGTCTTGGATGTTGCCTCCCCAACCGAATGGAAGAGGACAAGTTTGAACTTAAAATGGAGACTCCCCTGGTCCCGTGTCGCATGGAGGCCTTGAACGCCTCGCCGTCCCACTCGGAAGACGAGACCGAGGAAGGAGGCCCGGCGAGCGAAAAGGACGACGACGACCTGGACGAGGAGGAAGAGATGGCCGCCGCTCCGGCGCCGGCCAGGGACTCGGACTCGGAGGAGAACGTCGGCAGGGGCTTGCGTTTCGCCTCTTTCAGCCTTGACGAGATGATGGATATCGGTACTGTGGATCAGCAGGAACAGGAAGCTCAGATGAACACGGAGGATAATAACGGCGGCGCAG AATTGGAGGAAGAGGACGCAGAAATCGAGCCGGACGCTGACCCGAAACCCAGCGTGGACGTCAAAGTGGCTGAAGAAATGGACGAGGAggtggcagaggaggaggagaaggaggagaaagaggtggcagaggaggagaaggaggaggaagaagtggcagaggaggagaaggaggaggaggaagaggtggcagaggaggagaaagaggtggcagaggaggagaaagaggtggcagagaaggagaaagaggtggcagaggaggagaaggagaagaaagaggtggcagaggaggagaacgaggaggaggagaaggagaaagatgtggcagaggaggaggaggcgaaagaggtggaggaggagaaagaggagcagcagcaggaggagaaagaggaagTGCCTTTCTACGCCACCCGCTCCAAAAGCAAAGCTGCAACAA CGTCCGCCGACATGACCAACGGGATGAAAGTGGTCAAACTCTCCGCGTCCGCGTCCAGCTCGTCTTCGTCGTCTTCGCCGCCTCTCGTCAAAATCAAAGACGAGCCCGTGGACGAGGAGTACGAGGTGGCCCTCGTGTCCGGGGCCGCCGCTGTGAAGGACGAACCCGTCGCCGCCAAG GAAGAGGAGGACTTGCAGATCGAATCCGTGTATTCCGTGACTCCGGACGGCGACGGCCGGAGGCAACGGGGAGTCcggccgtcgtcgtcgtcgacGACGACTTTGAACATGTCGTGCGCGCACTGCCGGACGGGGCTGCTCAAAGGGCAGACGGCCTACCAGCGCAAAGGCTCGCCGGCGCTCTTCTGCTCCACCGGCTGCCTCACCTCTTCGCTCAGCTCGTCCAAAAGCACCAAGAACTGCTACCGCTGCCAAAA GCGCATATCCCGCCCTCAGGACGTCATCCTGGCTCCCGACGCGGACGGCGTGTCCAGGGGCTTCTGCAGCGAGACGTGTCTGAACGCGTTCAACCTGAAGAAAAGCTCCGTCAAAGCGCTCGCTCCTTCCGACGACAAACTGCAGTCGCCGTGCAGCATGTGCGCCAAACACGGCATC AGCAAGCACGAGGTGATCCTGAGCGGCACCGTTCACAATATGTGCAGCGACTCGTGCTTCCAGCGCTTCCGCACCGCCAACCGGCTGACCATGGCGGGCTGCGCCAACTGCGCCACCATCTGCCACGTGAGGCCGCTGCTGCTCAAGATGGAGGGCAGCAGCAAGACCCTGTGCAACCTCGACTGTCTCATCAAGTACAAAAAG AAAGTGAAGACGAGTCTGCCGTGCGCCATGTGTCGCGCCCTGCGGCCGCTCGCCGACATGGTCCACAACAAAAGCACAGACGACTCCGTCAGCCTCTTCTGCAGCAGCAGCTGCGTCATGGCCTTCATGGTCCAGACTGTCAGCTCCTCAG GCGCACAGTTGAACTGCGACAACTGCGGCAAGCGCACTCTGCCGGCGTACCACCTGGCCATGTCCGACACCACCATCAGGAACTTCTGCACGCTGTCGTGCGTCATGACCTTCCAG GAGAAGTTCAAGGTGAAGCAGAAGCAGGCGACCATTTTCCCCAAGCTGCCGGTGGCGTCCGGGCAGGAGCAGAGCGGCGCGCAGACGCAAGGAGCCGCGCCCGCGCTCTGCTGCGCCCAGTGCGCCCGCCAGATGACGACCAAGCCCGACGTCATCCATGTTAAG GACAAGGTGGTGTTTGTGTGCGGCTGGAGCTGCGCCCTGGAGTTCAAGACCAGCAAAAACGTGAGCGCCAAGTGCGAGTACTGCAAGCTGGACAAGATCAGCCGAGAGGTGAAGCGCATCGACGGCAGGGACCGCTCCTTCTGCAGCCACG GCTGCAAGCTGCTGTACGAGCACGACCTGGACAAGCGCTGGGGCAAACACTGTAAGTCGTGCTCGTACTGCCAGTGCGTCTCCCGCAAGCTGGAGAAGGCGCTCTACGGCGAGTCCAGCGAGGAGTTCTGCTCCGAGGAGTGCAGGTCCAACTACACCATGCTCTTCTGCCAT GTTGCAAAGTGCGCCTCGTGTGGCCGGAAAGGCAAACTGAAGCACAGTCTTTTCGTGCTGGGAGAGGTGCGCAACTTCTGCGACTTGCCGTGTCTGTTCCACTTCTGCAACCTCTTGGTCACGACGCAGGGGGACGTCTTCCCGCCAG ACTCGCCCGTCATCGCCAACGTGGTCTCGCTCGCGGACCAGGCcggccccgccgccgccgccgacaaGCCCGCCAAGCAAC TGGGAGACTATGAAATGACTTTGAGGAAACGAAAAGAGGACTCTCACGCTCGCACAGTTCCCCGAATAAGAG GCGCTGACTCGCAAACTACAGACGCTGACGTG GTCCTTATTAGCGCCAAACCGGCGAAGAAAGCGACGTCTTCCGCCACCTCCACGGCGCCCAGCACTACGAAAAGCATGAAGAACAAGGCTCTGCTGTGCAAGCCGCTGGTGCAGAACAAGGGCGTCTCTTGTCGCACGCAGACGCTCGACGTGGAGGCGCAGACGG ATGTGTCCATACCGAAGATCATGGTCCTGCCCGTTCCCGTGCCCGTGTACGTGCCCGTGCCCATGAGCCTGTACAGCCAGTGCACCCCCAAGCCCGTGGGCGTGCCCCTACCC CTTCCCGTGCCCGTCTTCCTGCCCGTGAACATGGACAACGCCGACCGCATCGTGAATACCATCAAGAAGATCAAGGACAAGTACCCGGAGGACCCGTTCGAGGCCGAGGTCGTCCTCATGGCCGAGATGGTGTCCGAGACGAACGGGGGCGCGGACCAAGAGACGGAGACGCGTCCCGGAGCTGCTGCCGGCGGAG AGGCGATGAGCACCTACAGCGACGACCTGAACACGGACGACCTGGCCAACCTGCTGAACAGCTGGGACGAGCCCAGCGCTCCGCCGCCGGCCATGGACATCGAAGCCGACTTCCCCGTCG AAACCCTGGAGAGGATGGCCTCGCTGCGAGAGCAGTCGTCCCCGCCGGCCAGCCCTACGCCCACCGGCTCGCGAAAACGCCAAGCATCGCGGAAAACCAGAGAGACGAGG GGTCGGAAAAGGTCCAGCAAGGGCACAAAAGGGTCTGCCGCAAAGAGCTCCGTCCCCAAAGTGCCGAAGCTGAAGAGCGAGTACGGCGTGGACGCCTGGAAGCGGTGGATCCGCTGGAGGGACACTCAGCCCGACGTGGAGACGCCGCGTATCGGAA TGCGCCCCCTGGTGCCGAAAGAAGACCTCCTCCGCTGCACCACGGCCGAGCTGAGCTACGGCCTCTGCCGCTTCATCGGCGAGGTCGAGCGGCCCTCCGGCGAGCGCTACTCGGCCGACAGCCTCTTCTACCTCTGCCTCGGCATCCAGCAG CACTTGTTTGAGAACGGCCGCGTGGAGAACATTTTCACCGACGGCTTCTACTGCAAGTTCTCCACTGACTTCACCAACATGCTCAGAGGCTTCCAGCCTTCGCTCACAACCAGCG GTTACATTCACTCGCGCGTGGAGGAGGAGTTCCTGTGGGACTGCAAGCAGCTGGGCGTGTACTCCCCCATCGTGCTGCTCAACACGCTGCTCTACTTCTTCTGCAAGAACTTCGGCTTCACCACGCCCGAGCAGCACCGCCAGCTCTCCTTCGCCCACGTCATGCGCTGCACCAAAACGGGCCAGGGCAACAAAAAGACCACCTTCCTGCGCTTCTACCCGCCCATCGCGCCCAACGACGGCGAGCCAG ATGCGGACGGCGTTCCGGCGAAGAGGCGaagggaggaggatgaggacgaGATGAAGGAGGAGAAGATCCTGGAGATGAAGGAGAACACGGACAACCCTCTGCGCTGTCCCGTGCGGCTCTACGAGTTCTACCTGTCAAAGTG CTCTGAGACGGTGAAGCAGCGCACCGACGTGTTCTACCTGCTGCCCGAGCGCTGCTGCGTGCCCAACAGCCCGCTGTGGTTCTCGGCCACGCCGCTGGACGAGGACACCAAGGAGGCCATGCTCACCCGCATCCTTGCCGTGCGCCAGCTGCACGTGGTCACCAGGCAGCAGACGCTCGCCCCCGAAGAAGACGAGGACGTGCGGCGGCCGCACCCGCCCGCCAGGCAGCGGACTGTCGCCCCCGAAGACAACGAGGACGGCGGCGGCAGCGaggacgacggcggcggcggcgacgacgacgacgacgatgccGCCGCCGACGACGACGACCCCAATGACCCCAACGACCCCGACTGGCAATGA
- the zmym4.1 gene encoding zinc finger MYM-type protein 4 isoform X3 → MDGKYSWSLPFRGRTLFTNLLSCSRLNKRHASVLPSGRKPRAAKCEERGCPLLHCPFCPLYQGDYSKVETHLQSHLKTVVQHGDLVMYTCKWGCRKESHYHRCGCTLPFPRKEQPLRHLSGRPRPRTALAPRASEGQLRPPEGAAGLRLKETEETGTEPPAGLGCCLPNRMEEDKFELKMETPLVPCRMEALNASPSHSEDETEEGGPASEKDDDDLDEEEEMAAAPAPARDSDSEENVGRGLRFASFSLDEMMDIGTVDQQEQEAQMNTEDNNGGAELEEEDAEIEPDADPKPSVDVKVAEEMDEEVAEEEEKEEKEVAEEEKEEEEVAEEEKEEEEEVAEEEKEVAEEEKEVAEKEKEVAEEEKEKKEVAEEENEEEEKEKDVAEEEEAKEVEEEKEEQQQEEKEEVPFYATRSKSKAATTSADMTNGMKVVKLSASASSSSSSSSPPLVKIKDEPVDEEYEVALVSGAAAVKDEPVAAKEEEDLQIESVYSVTPDGDGRRQRGVRPSSSSTTTLNMSCAHCRTGLLKGQTAYQRKGSPALFCSTGCLTSSLSSSKSTKNCYRCQKRISRPQDVILAPDADGVSRGFCSETCLNAFNLKKSSVKALAPSDDKLQSPCSMCAKHGISKHEVILSGTVHNMCSDSCFQRFRTANRLTMAGCANCATICHVRPLLLKMEGSSKTLCNLDCLIKYKKKVKTSLPCAMCRALRPLADMVHNKSTDDSVSLFCSSSCVMAFMVQTVSSSGAQLNCDNCGKRTLPAYHLAMSDTTIRNFCTLSCVMTFQEKFKVKQKQATIFPKLPVASGQEQSGAQTQGAAPALCCAQCARQMTTKPDVIHVKDKVVFVCGWSCALEFKTSKNVSAKCEYCKLDKISREVKRIDGRDRSFCSHGCKLLYEHDLDKRWGKHCKSCSYCQCVSRKLEKALYGESSEEFCSEECRSNYTMLFCHVAKCASCGRKGKLKHSLFVLGEVRNFCDLPCLFHFCNLLVTTQGDVFPPDSPVIANVVSLADQAGPAAAADKPAKQQVGDYEMTLRKRKEDSHARTVPRIRGADSQTTDADVVLISAKPAKKATSSATSTAPSTTKSMKNKALLCKPLVQNKGVSCRTQTLDVEAQTDVSIPKIMVLPVPVPVYVPVPMSLYSQCTPKPVGVPLPLPVPVFLPVNMDNADRIVNTIKKIKDKYPEDPFEAEVVLMAEMVSETNGGADQETETRPGAAAGGEAMSTYSDDLNTDDLANLLNSWDEPSAPPPAMDIEADFPVETLERMASLREQSSPPASPTPTGSRKRQASRKTRETRGRKRSSKGTKGSAAKSSVPKVPKLKSEYGVDAWKRWIRWRDTQPDVETPRIGMRPLVPKEDLLRCTTAELSYGLCRFIGEVERPSGERYSADSLFYLCLGIQQHLFENGRVENIFTDGFYCKFSTDFTNMLRGFQPSLTTSGYIHSRVEEEFLWDCKQLGVYSPIVLLNTLLYFFCKNFGFTTPEQHRQLSFAHVMRCTKTGQGNKKTTFLRFYPPIAPNDGEPDADGVPAKRRREEDEDEMKEEKILEMKENTDNPLRCPVRLYEFYLSKCSETVKQRTDVFYLLPERCCVPNSPLWFSATPLDEDTKEAMLTRILAVRQLHVVTRQQTLAPEEDEDVRRPHPPARQRTVAPEDNEDGGGSEDDGGGGDDDDDDAAADDDDPNDPNDPDWQ, encoded by the exons ATGGACGGGAAGTATTCGTGGAGTTTGCCTTTTCGAGGGCGCACATTGTTTACTAACTTGCTTTCATGTAGTCGCTTGAATAAG CGACACGCGTCAGTTTTGCCGAGCGGCCGCAAGCCCCGGGCCGCAAAATGTGAAGAGCGAGGATGCCCGCTTCTCCACTGCCCCTTTTGCCCGCTTTATCAGGGGGATTACTCAAAAGTGGAGACACATTTACAGTCGCATCTGAAAACAGTGGTGCAGCACGGAG ACTTGGTGATGTATACCTGCAAATGGGGATGCAGAAAAGAGTCCCACTACCACCGCTGCGGTTGCACTCTCCCCTTTCCGAGGAAAGAGCAGCCGCTGAGACACCTCAGCGGGCGCCCGCGCCCTCGAACGGCTTTGGCACCTCGAGCCTCAGAAGGCCAGCTTCGGCCACCCGAGGGAGCGGCTGGCCTACGTTTGAAG GAAACAGAAGAGACGGGCACTGAACCTCCTGCCGGTCTTGGATGTTGCCTCCCCAACCGAATGGAAGAGGACAAGTTTGAACTTAAAATGGAGACTCCCCTGGTCCCGTGTCGCATGGAGGCCTTGAACGCCTCGCCGTCCCACTCGGAAGACGAGACCGAGGAAGGAGGCCCGGCGAGCGAAAAGGACGACGACGACCTGGACGAGGAGGAAGAGATGGCCGCCGCTCCGGCGCCGGCCAGGGACTCGGACTCGGAGGAGAACGTCGGCAGGGGCTTGCGTTTCGCCTCTTTCAGCCTTGACGAGATGATGGATATCGGTACTGTGGATCAGCAGGAACAGGAAGCTCAGATGAACACGGAGGATAATAACGGCGGCGCAG AATTGGAGGAAGAGGACGCAGAAATCGAGCCGGACGCTGACCCGAAACCCAGCGTGGACGTCAAAGTGGCTGAAGAAATGGACGAGGAggtggcagaggaggaggagaaggaggagaaagaggtggcagaggaggagaaggaggaggaagaagtggcagaggaggagaaggaggaggaggaagaggtggcagaggaggagaaagaggtggcagaggaggagaaagaggtggcagagaaggagaaagaggtggcagaggaggagaaggagaagaaagaggtggcagaggaggagaacgaggaggaggagaaggagaaagatgtggcagaggaggaggaggcgaaagaggtggaggaggagaaagaggagcagcagcaggaggagaaagaggaagTGCCTTTCTACGCCACCCGCTCCAAAAGCAAAGCTGCAACAA CGTCCGCCGACATGACCAACGGGATGAAAGTGGTCAAACTCTCCGCGTCCGCGTCCAGCTCGTCTTCGTCGTCTTCGCCGCCTCTCGTCAAAATCAAAGACGAGCCCGTGGACGAGGAGTACGAGGTGGCCCTCGTGTCCGGGGCCGCCGCTGTGAAGGACGAACCCGTCGCCGCCAAG GAAGAGGAGGACTTGCAGATCGAATCCGTGTATTCCGTGACTCCGGACGGCGACGGCCGGAGGCAACGGGGAGTCcggccgtcgtcgtcgtcgacGACGACTTTGAACATGTCGTGCGCGCACTGCCGGACGGGGCTGCTCAAAGGGCAGACGGCCTACCAGCGCAAAGGCTCGCCGGCGCTCTTCTGCTCCACCGGCTGCCTCACCTCTTCGCTCAGCTCGTCCAAAAGCACCAAGAACTGCTACCGCTGCCAAAA GCGCATATCCCGCCCTCAGGACGTCATCCTGGCTCCCGACGCGGACGGCGTGTCCAGGGGCTTCTGCAGCGAGACGTGTCTGAACGCGTTCAACCTGAAGAAAAGCTCCGTCAAAGCGCTCGCTCCTTCCGACGACAAACTGCAGTCGCCGTGCAGCATGTGCGCCAAACACGGCATC AGCAAGCACGAGGTGATCCTGAGCGGCACCGTTCACAATATGTGCAGCGACTCGTGCTTCCAGCGCTTCCGCACCGCCAACCGGCTGACCATGGCGGGCTGCGCCAACTGCGCCACCATCTGCCACGTGAGGCCGCTGCTGCTCAAGATGGAGGGCAGCAGCAAGACCCTGTGCAACCTCGACTGTCTCATCAAGTACAAAAAG AAAGTGAAGACGAGTCTGCCGTGCGCCATGTGTCGCGCCCTGCGGCCGCTCGCCGACATGGTCCACAACAAAAGCACAGACGACTCCGTCAGCCTCTTCTGCAGCAGCAGCTGCGTCATGGCCTTCATGGTCCAGACTGTCAGCTCCTCAG GCGCACAGTTGAACTGCGACAACTGCGGCAAGCGCACTCTGCCGGCGTACCACCTGGCCATGTCCGACACCACCATCAGGAACTTCTGCACGCTGTCGTGCGTCATGACCTTCCAG GAGAAGTTCAAGGTGAAGCAGAAGCAGGCGACCATTTTCCCCAAGCTGCCGGTGGCGTCCGGGCAGGAGCAGAGCGGCGCGCAGACGCAAGGAGCCGCGCCCGCGCTCTGCTGCGCCCAGTGCGCCCGCCAGATGACGACCAAGCCCGACGTCATCCATGTTAAG GACAAGGTGGTGTTTGTGTGCGGCTGGAGCTGCGCCCTGGAGTTCAAGACCAGCAAAAACGTGAGCGCCAAGTGCGAGTACTGCAAGCTGGACAAGATCAGCCGAGAGGTGAAGCGCATCGACGGCAGGGACCGCTCCTTCTGCAGCCACG GCTGCAAGCTGCTGTACGAGCACGACCTGGACAAGCGCTGGGGCAAACACTGTAAGTCGTGCTCGTACTGCCAGTGCGTCTCCCGCAAGCTGGAGAAGGCGCTCTACGGCGAGTCCAGCGAGGAGTTCTGCTCCGAGGAGTGCAGGTCCAACTACACCATGCTCTTCTGCCAT GTTGCAAAGTGCGCCTCGTGTGGCCGGAAAGGCAAACTGAAGCACAGTCTTTTCGTGCTGGGAGAGGTGCGCAACTTCTGCGACTTGCCGTGTCTGTTCCACTTCTGCAACCTCTTGGTCACGACGCAGGGGGACGTCTTCCCGCCAG ACTCGCCCGTCATCGCCAACGTGGTCTCGCTCGCGGACCAGGCcggccccgccgccgccgccgacaaGCCCGCCAAGCAAC AAGTGGGAGACTATGAAATGACTTTGAGGAAACGAAAAGAGGACTCTCACGCTCGCACAGTTCCCCGAATAAGAG GCGCTGACTCGCAAACTACAGACGCTGACGTG GTCCTTATTAGCGCCAAACCGGCGAAGAAAGCGACGTCTTCCGCCACCTCCACGGCGCCCAGCACTACGAAAAGCATGAAGAACAAGGCTCTGCTGTGCAAGCCGCTGGTGCAGAACAAGGGCGTCTCTTGTCGCACGCAGACGCTCGACGTGGAGGCGCAGACGG ATGTGTCCATACCGAAGATCATGGTCCTGCCCGTTCCCGTGCCCGTGTACGTGCCCGTGCCCATGAGCCTGTACAGCCAGTGCACCCCCAAGCCCGTGGGCGTGCCCCTACCC CTTCCCGTGCCCGTCTTCCTGCCCGTGAACATGGACAACGCCGACCGCATCGTGAATACCATCAAGAAGATCAAGGACAAGTACCCGGAGGACCCGTTCGAGGCCGAGGTCGTCCTCATGGCCGAGATGGTGTCCGAGACGAACGGGGGCGCGGACCAAGAGACGGAGACGCGTCCCGGAGCTGCTGCCGGCGGAG AGGCGATGAGCACCTACAGCGACGACCTGAACACGGACGACCTGGCCAACCTGCTGAACAGCTGGGACGAGCCCAGCGCTCCGCCGCCGGCCATGGACATCGAAGCCGACTTCCCCGTCG AAACCCTGGAGAGGATGGCCTCGCTGCGAGAGCAGTCGTCCCCGCCGGCCAGCCCTACGCCCACCGGCTCGCGAAAACGCCAAGCATCGCGGAAAACCAGAGAGACGAGG GGTCGGAAAAGGTCCAGCAAGGGCACAAAAGGGTCTGCCGCAAAGAGCTCCGTCCCCAAAGTGCCGAAGCTGAAGAGCGAGTACGGCGTGGACGCCTGGAAGCGGTGGATCCGCTGGAGGGACACTCAGCCCGACGTGGAGACGCCGCGTATCGGAA TGCGCCCCCTGGTGCCGAAAGAAGACCTCCTCCGCTGCACCACGGCCGAGCTGAGCTACGGCCTCTGCCGCTTCATCGGCGAGGTCGAGCGGCCCTCCGGCGAGCGCTACTCGGCCGACAGCCTCTTCTACCTCTGCCTCGGCATCCAGCAG CACTTGTTTGAGAACGGCCGCGTGGAGAACATTTTCACCGACGGCTTCTACTGCAAGTTCTCCACTGACTTCACCAACATGCTCAGAGGCTTCCAGCCTTCGCTCACAACCAGCG GTTACATTCACTCGCGCGTGGAGGAGGAGTTCCTGTGGGACTGCAAGCAGCTGGGCGTGTACTCCCCCATCGTGCTGCTCAACACGCTGCTCTACTTCTTCTGCAAGAACTTCGGCTTCACCACGCCCGAGCAGCACCGCCAGCTCTCCTTCGCCCACGTCATGCGCTGCACCAAAACGGGCCAGGGCAACAAAAAGACCACCTTCCTGCGCTTCTACCCGCCCATCGCGCCCAACGACGGCGAGCCAG ATGCGGACGGCGTTCCGGCGAAGAGGCGaagggaggaggatgaggacgaGATGAAGGAGGAGAAGATCCTGGAGATGAAGGAGAACACGGACAACCCTCTGCGCTGTCCCGTGCGGCTCTACGAGTTCTACCTGTCAAAGTG CTCTGAGACGGTGAAGCAGCGCACCGACGTGTTCTACCTGCTGCCCGAGCGCTGCTGCGTGCCCAACAGCCCGCTGTGGTTCTCGGCCACGCCGCTGGACGAGGACACCAAGGAGGCCATGCTCACCCGCATCCTTGCCGTGCGCCAGCTGCACGTGGTCACCAGGCAGCAGACGCTCGCCCCCGAAGAAGACGAGGACGTGCGGCGGCCGCACCCGCCCGCCAGGCAGCGGACTGTCGCCCCCGAAGACAACGAGGACGGCGGCGGCAGCGaggacgacggcggcggcggcgacgacgacgacgacgatgccGCCGCCGACGACGACGACCCCAATGACCCCAACGACCCCGACTGGCAATGA